From the genome of Haloterrigena sp. KLK7, one region includes:
- a CDS encoding GNAT family N-acetyltransferase, whose protein sequence is MAGTRPYPDEPAGPFPSPPTTTEDREGRSIEIRATNDFAETLEDVVEMYVAFDPTDRAQGIPPTGESRIRNWLETIAEESVNVVAYHGEDVVAHAMLVPDTDDPSAIEARSDVEWELAIFVLQEYQRAGIGTKLLEHLLGHASDIGIEQVWLTVERWNNPAIALYERVGFEATGTESFEQEMAIRV, encoded by the coding sequence ATGGCCGGAACGAGACCGTATCCGGACGAGCCGGCCGGACCGTTCCCCTCGCCGCCGACGACGACCGAGGACCGCGAGGGTCGATCGATCGAGATCCGGGCCACGAACGACTTCGCGGAGACCCTCGAGGACGTCGTCGAGATGTACGTCGCGTTCGATCCCACCGACCGGGCACAGGGGATCCCGCCGACCGGCGAGTCCCGCATCCGCAACTGGCTCGAGACGATCGCCGAGGAGAGCGTCAACGTCGTCGCCTACCACGGCGAGGACGTCGTCGCCCACGCGATGCTCGTCCCCGACACCGACGATCCGTCGGCGATCGAGGCCCGAAGCGACGTCGAGTGGGAACTCGCGATCTTCGTCCTCCAGGAGTACCAGCGGGCCGGAATCGGGACGAAACTGCTCGAGCACCTGCTCGGTCACGCCAGCGACATCGGGATCGAACAGGTCTGGCTGACCGTCGAACGCTGGAACAACCCCGCGATCGCGCTCTACGAGCGGGTCGGCTTCGAGGCGACCGGGACCGAGAGCTTCGAACAGGAGATGGCGATCCGAGTGTAG
- a CDS encoding archaellin/type IV pilin N-terminal domain-containing protein codes for MFEAITDNEERGQVGIGTLIVFIAMVLVAAIAAGVLINTAGVLQSQASDTGSETQEEVANQIDVVHAIGEVGTSGDNQAVDRVNLTIKKSAGSNAIDLTSMTVQYTSDDKSKTLIHGGNNVTNANDTVYTTSGVDTYEDNSLTSSEQRVVLTIQVNDIEQGTEGAGDATGLPGGSDATIKLVDQSGAQYTYGVSVPSTFGDKNVVEV; via the coding sequence ATGTTCGAAGCAATAACAGACAACGAAGAACGTGGCCAGGTGGGTATCGGTACCCTCATCGTGTTCATCGCGATGGTGCTGGTCGCAGCGATTGCAGCAGGGGTACTAATCAATACAGCGGGTGTCTTGCAGAGTCAAGCGTCCGACACCGGCTCCGAAACGCAGGAGGAAGTCGCCAACCAGATCGACGTCGTCCACGCAATTGGTGAGGTCGGCACAAGTGGTGATAATCAGGCAGTCGACAGGGTCAACCTGACGATCAAGAAGTCAGCCGGCTCGAACGCCATCGATCTGACCTCGATGACAGTTCAATACACCAGCGATGACAAATCTAAGACACTTATTCACGGCGGCAATAACGTCACTAACGCTAACGATACTGTCTATACCACTAGTGGAGTTGATACCTACGAGGACAACTCGCTGACGAGCAGCGAACAGCGTGTCGTGCTCACCATTCAGGTGAATGATATTGAGCAGGGTACTGAGGGTGCCGGTGACGCTACAGGGCTCCCCGGTGGCTCCGACGCGACCATCAAGCTGGTCGACCAGTCCGGTGCCCAGTACACGTACGGCGTGAGCGTGCCGAGTACCTTCGGTGACAAGAACGTGGTGGAGGTCTAA
- a CDS encoding alpha/beta hydrolase, with product MEAEYERLLPEGWTMDSVRANGVDLGYYRTGSGPAVVMAHGFGESGLRWVPLADDLAADYEVVAYDARGHGRSDAPETGYRLDDRIADLRGLVRELGLDDPILLGHSMGAATVAWTAARHPDLPRAIALEDPIGLHERPDRDPDERVAMARERREEVVDSTVEELVEQYPNEDPVHARRLALSALDCSPETAGRLAREEFPAPHAETFSEIACPALVLRSDVDLERRLEDVAAVDSLRDGRLVHVPNAGHHVFDDEYDTAYAELRTFLRSL from the coding sequence ATGGAGGCGGAGTACGAGCGGCTGTTACCGGAGGGATGGACGATGGATTCCGTCCGCGCGAACGGTGTCGACCTCGGCTACTACCGGACCGGTAGCGGACCGGCCGTCGTGATGGCACACGGGTTCGGCGAGAGCGGTCTGCGATGGGTCCCGCTCGCGGACGATCTCGCTGCCGACTACGAGGTGGTCGCGTACGACGCCCGCGGCCACGGCCGGTCGGACGCGCCCGAGACCGGCTATCGCCTTGACGACCGCATCGCGGATCTGCGCGGCCTCGTCCGCGAACTCGGTCTCGACGATCCGATCCTGCTCGGGCATTCGATGGGCGCGGCGACCGTCGCGTGGACGGCCGCGAGACACCCCGATCTCCCGCGAGCGATCGCCCTCGAGGATCCGATCGGGCTCCACGAGCGACCCGATCGAGACCCCGACGAGCGGGTCGCGATGGCACGAGAACGACGGGAGGAGGTCGTCGACTCGACGGTCGAGGAGTTGGTCGAACAGTATCCGAACGAGGACCCGGTTCACGCTCGACGCCTCGCACTCAGCGCACTCGACTGCAGCCCGGAAACGGCCGGACGGCTCGCACGCGAAGAGTTCCCCGCACCTCACGCGGAGACGTTTTCCGAGATCGCCTGTCCGGCGCTCGTGTTGCGGTCCGACGTCGACCTCGAGCGTCGCCTCGAGGACGTCGCCGCGGTCGACTCGCTTCGAGACGGGCGATTGGTCCACGTTCCGAACGCCGGCCACCACGTCTTCGACGACGAGTACGACACTGCATACGCCGAACTGCGGACGTTTCTCCGGAGTCTGTGA
- a CDS encoding histidinol-phosphatase HisJ family protein — translation MRDFHSHTNYSDGGFLRGMVQAAEEAGLEGIGLTDHCTVSSREEPATVRSVYGFNLDLTYERRRRAIETQREREDLAVEIYDGVEMDYDPRDESEIRDFLEEADFDYTIGSVHGVDGLNVQVPGNFAELTETELDGIVDDYFEKLVSLVESELFDVAAHLDLIERTASLRGRATIDHYERVAEALADSRTIPEINAGRAVSDMALVHPSEPFLETLRSYDVPLTVGSDSHSPDEIGERATFLEEYLAEHGIDPVAPPGLE, via the coding sequence ATGCGGGATTTCCATAGCCACACGAACTACTCCGACGGGGGATTTCTGCGGGGGATGGTACAGGCCGCCGAGGAGGCCGGCCTCGAGGGAATCGGGCTCACCGATCACTGTACGGTTTCGTCGCGGGAGGAGCCCGCGACCGTCCGGAGCGTCTACGGCTTCAATCTGGACCTGACCTACGAGCGGCGCCGCCGGGCCATCGAGACGCAGCGCGAGCGCGAGGACCTCGCGGTCGAGATCTACGACGGCGTCGAGATGGACTACGATCCGCGCGACGAGAGCGAGATCCGCGACTTTCTCGAGGAGGCAGACTTCGACTACACGATCGGCAGCGTCCACGGCGTCGACGGGCTGAACGTACAGGTACCCGGTAACTTCGCGGAGTTGACCGAGACGGAACTGGACGGGATCGTCGACGACTACTTCGAGAAACTCGTCTCGCTCGTCGAGTCGGAACTGTTCGACGTCGCGGCTCACCTCGATCTGATCGAGCGGACGGCGTCGCTTCGCGGGCGAGCGACGATCGACCACTACGAACGCGTGGCCGAAGCGCTCGCCGACTCCCGGACGATCCCCGAGATCAACGCCGGGCGGGCGGTCTCCGATATGGCGCTCGTCCACCCGTCCGAACCGTTCCTCGAGACGCTGCGATCGTACGACGTGCCCCTCACCGTGGGGTCGGACTCCCACAGCCCGGACGAGATCGGCGAGCGAGCGACCTTCCTCGAGGAGTACCTCGCCGAGCACGGCATCGACCCGGTCGCGCCGCCGGGGCTGGAGTGA
- a CDS encoding ATP-binding protein, with protein sequence MSDAALDVVEFLLTTSVYSDDRTLDENDLPPSYRRVFWTGGVESDGDDDEESGRTPAGISRPLSVTTTTAREATDVDRPWEAVSDLMFTERDEFSGTITLAQQGMAEQWFVDRVDDDRLRENPTLAKHFADHEEFGENFDVTHEEAREQNRPIQADRVWIDGLLEEYFDEEEDEEMLDLVEVRAPEEVDMSLDDLVLTEDQENELDKISKAIEHRDYLSNIGLREIGKLLFVGPPGTGKTSTAQALAQDMDLPFVEVKLSMITSQYLGETAKNVDKTFEVAKRLSPCILFIDEFDFVAKTRSSDEHAALKRAVNTLLKSIDNISLIEDDVLLIGATNHPDQLDDAAWRRFDEIINFPKPDNDMRADILSLITRRMEIDEFDPQLIAEATQGLTGSDLRMVLREAVLEALTEDRTTLTQEDLLNAVEEFEERDTLKNMDMMGGDHDALVAGGDLGKASDGGEPSGHSHDHDHDHDHDH encoded by the coding sequence ATGAGTGATGCGGCGCTCGATGTCGTGGAGTTCCTGCTCACGACGAGCGTGTATTCGGACGACCGAACGCTGGACGAGAACGATCTGCCGCCGTCGTATCGCCGCGTGTTCTGGACCGGCGGCGTCGAGAGCGACGGCGACGATGACGAGGAGTCGGGACGCACTCCCGCCGGCATCAGTCGCCCGCTCTCGGTGACGACGACGACGGCCCGGGAGGCGACCGACGTCGACCGACCCTGGGAGGCCGTCTCGGACCTGATGTTCACCGAACGCGACGAGTTTTCGGGGACGATCACCCTCGCCCAGCAGGGAATGGCCGAGCAGTGGTTCGTCGATCGCGTCGACGACGATCGACTGCGCGAGAACCCGACGCTGGCGAAACACTTCGCGGACCACGAGGAGTTCGGCGAGAACTTCGACGTCACCCACGAGGAGGCCCGGGAGCAAAACCGGCCGATCCAGGCCGATCGCGTCTGGATCGACGGTCTCCTCGAGGAGTACTTCGACGAGGAGGAAGACGAGGAGATGCTCGACCTCGTCGAGGTCCGCGCGCCCGAGGAGGTCGACATGTCCCTCGACGACCTCGTCCTCACCGAGGACCAGGAGAACGAACTCGACAAGATCTCCAAGGCGATCGAACACCGCGACTACCTCTCGAACATCGGCCTGCGCGAGATCGGGAAACTGCTGTTCGTCGGGCCGCCGGGCACCGGGAAGACCTCGACTGCTCAGGCGCTGGCCCAGGACATGGATCTGCCGTTCGTCGAGGTCAAACTCTCGATGATCACGAGCCAGTACTTAGGCGAGACCGCGAAGAACGTCGACAAGACCTTCGAGGTCGCCAAGCGGCTGTCGCCGTGTATCCTGTTCATCGACGAGTTCGACTTCGTCGCCAAGACCCGCAGCAGCGACGAACACGCCGCGCTCAAGCGCGCCGTCAACACCCTGCTCAAGAGCATCGACAACATCTCGCTGATCGAGGACGACGTCCTGCTGATCGGCGCGACCAACCACCCCGATCAACTGGACGACGCCGCCTGGCGGCGGTTCGACGAGATCATCAACTTCCCCAAGCCCGACAACGACATGCGGGCGGACATCCTCTCGCTGATCACCCGGCGGATGGAGATCGACGAGTTCGATCCGCAACTCATCGCCGAGGCGACACAGGGGCTGACCGGCAGCGACCTCCGGATGGTGCTCCGCGAGGCCGTCCTCGAGGCCCTGACCGAGGACCGGACGACGCTGACACAGGAGGACCTGCTCAACGCCGTCGAGGAGTTCGAGGAGCGGGACACGCTGAAGAACATGGACATGATGGGCGGCGACCACGACGCGCTGGTCGCCGGCGGCGATCTCGGGAAAGCGAGCGACGGCGGCGAGCCGAGCGGTCACTCGCACGACCACGACCACGATCACGACCACGACCACTGA
- a CDS encoding DUF5807 family protein: MTDARAEFLAGERPEDVALFLADSYVSDDRLAEFGERVEDGVLIVVDGERGRNAFEAATGTQAMQFAKSAMELEGIIDDDLTGGQCPEAPADEDHAVQFVFAFAEEQNEDVGGIYAEGDVVHAYARCTCGTAYSDKWNVPDADD; this comes from the coding sequence ATGACCGATGCACGCGCGGAATTTCTGGCCGGCGAGCGGCCGGAGGACGTGGCGCTGTTTCTGGCCGACTCGTACGTCTCCGACGACCGCCTGGCCGAGTTCGGCGAGCGCGTCGAGGACGGCGTCCTGATCGTCGTCGACGGCGAGCGCGGCCGCAACGCCTTCGAGGCGGCGACCGGCACGCAAGCGATGCAGTTCGCCAAGTCCGCAATGGAACTCGAGGGGATCATCGACGACGACCTCACCGGCGGACAGTGTCCGGAGGCGCCGGCCGACGAGGACCACGCGGTCCAGTTCGTCTTCGCCTTCGCCGAGGAACAGAACGAGGACGTCGGCGGCATCTACGCCGAGGGCGACGTCGTCCACGCGTACGCGCGGTGTACGTGCGGCACGGCGTATTCGGACAAGTGGAACGTCCCCGACGCCGACGACTGA
- a CDS encoding universal stress protein, giving the protein MVASQPVTVDTVLAPVDGSEESATAVEYAVAVADRYDAEVHALYVLGRGVIQGMNAGTLEEDAVAEDTQGFFADIGAIAEEADVPLVTSVDDGFSQTRKTRHPGSVVLDTADAVDADFIVLPREPVTETASAEVLERAAEYVLSYASQPVLSV; this is encoded by the coding sequence ATGGTCGCCAGCCAGCCGGTTACCGTCGATACCGTACTCGCGCCGGTCGACGGGAGCGAAGAGTCCGCCACCGCCGTCGAGTACGCCGTCGCCGTCGCCGATCGCTACGACGCCGAGGTCCACGCGCTGTACGTGCTCGGCCGCGGCGTCATCCAGGGAATGAACGCCGGCACCCTCGAGGAGGACGCCGTCGCGGAGGACACGCAGGGCTTCTTCGCGGATATCGGCGCCATCGCGGAGGAGGCGGACGTTCCCCTCGTCACGTCGGTCGACGACGGCTTCTCGCAGACGCGCAAGACGCGCCACCCCGGCAGCGTCGTCCTCGACACCGCCGACGCCGTCGACGCCGACTTCATCGTCCTGCCCAGGGAACCGGTCACCGAAACGGCGTCGGCCGAAGTCCTCGAGCGGGCCGCCGAGTACGTGCTCTCCTACGCGAGTCAGCCCGTCCTGTCGGTGTGA
- a CDS encoding archaellin/type IV pilin N-terminal domain-containing protein yields the protein MFEPTTENDERGQVGIGTLIVFIAMVLVAAIAAGVLINTAGVLQSQASNTGSETQEEVANQIDVVHAVGMTDSNENVTALNLTIKKSAGSNAIDITSATVQYTSDNEDVALTYSDTANDISAADDTSFATNGINGNDGESLIQTDERMQILIDTVEIEGSGLSTGSDATIKIVDQSGAQYTYGVTVPNTFGDKSVVEV from the coding sequence ATGTTCGAACCCACCACCGAAAACGATGAGCGCGGTCAGGTCGGTATCGGTACCCTTATCGTCTTCATCGCGATGGTCCTCGTCGCGGCGATCGCGGCGGGTGTTCTGATCAATACTGCCGGTGTCCTGCAGAGTCAGGCATCCAACACCGGCTCCGAGACACAGGAAGAAGTCGCCAATCAAATCGATGTTGTTCACGCAGTCGGAATGACGGACAGCAACGAGAACGTTACGGCACTAAACTTGACTATCAAGAAGTCGGCCGGGTCGAACGCTATCGACATCACGTCGGCGACGGTCCAGTATACGAGCGACAACGAGGACGTTGCACTCACCTACAGCGATACAGCCAATGACATATCCGCTGCGGACGACACGTCGTTCGCAACGAATGGTATCAACGGTAACGACGGTGAGTCACTAATCCAAACCGATGAACGGATGCAAATCCTCATCGACACTGTCGAGATTGAAGGTAGCGGACTGTCAACTGGCTCGGACGCAACGATCAAAATCGTCGATCAGTCCGGCGCGCAGTACACGTACGGTGTGACCGTACCGAACACCTTCGGCGACAAGAGCGTTGTTGAGGTCTAA
- a CDS encoding universal stress protein, producing MNVLVGLVGSDESLKTLRQTIERTREVGDDLTVAIVEKPESKRSQAEMVERTEELLAEAEIDAEIVTLEGDPGSALVDHAEQGEFDQLVIGGGTLSPMGKIQLGPITEFVLLNAPTTVKLVR from the coding sequence ATGAACGTCTTAGTGGGCCTCGTCGGGAGCGACGAATCCCTCAAAACCCTCCGGCAGACGATCGAGCGCACGCGGGAGGTCGGGGACGACCTCACCGTCGCCATCGTCGAGAAGCCCGAGTCGAAACGCTCGCAGGCGGAGATGGTCGAACGGACCGAGGAGCTGCTGGCCGAGGCCGAGATCGACGCCGAGATCGTCACGCTCGAGGGCGATCCCGGCAGCGCGCTGGTCGACCACGCCGAACAGGGCGAGTTCGACCAGCTCGTCATCGGCGGCGGGACCCTGAGTCCGATGGGCAAGATCCAGCTCGGTCCGATCACCGAGTTCGTCCTGCTGAACGCCCCGACGACCGTCAAACTGGTGCGATAA
- a CDS encoding universal stress protein, with translation MFDTVVVATDGSESVKRAVDVALDLADRFDAEVHALSVVDASEVDASPEQLRDELRTALETTADAALATVEERTDADLEIDTAVREGRPAAQICEYAREIDADLIATGTRGRHGENRLLLGSVAERVVRTSPVPVLTVRQLEPAGEGEDAAGTA, from the coding sequence ATGTTCGATACGGTCGTGGTCGCCACCGACGGCTCCGAGAGCGTCAAGCGGGCCGTCGACGTCGCGCTCGATCTCGCCGACCGCTTCGACGCCGAGGTCCACGCCCTCTCGGTCGTCGACGCCAGCGAGGTCGACGCCTCACCCGAGCAGCTCCGGGACGAACTGCGGACCGCCCTCGAGACGACCGCCGACGCCGCGCTCGCCACCGTCGAGGAGCGCACCGACGCGGACCTCGAGATCGATACCGCCGTCCGCGAGGGGCGGCCGGCGGCCCAGATCTGCGAGTACGCCCGCGAGATCGACGCCGACCTGATCGCGACCGGGACCCGCGGTCGCCACGGCGAGAACCGCCTCCTGTTAGGGAGCGTCGCCGAACGGGTCGTCCGGACCTCGCCGGTTCCCGTCCTGACGGTTCGACAACTCGAGCCCGCGGGCGAGGGCGAGGACGCGGCCGGTACCGCCTGA
- a CDS encoding twin-arginine translocation signal domain-containing protein — translation MPTHPSSVPSRRRFLGVAAGTVATVATAGCLGALAGGSSGMTRIESEDPSEPREGSPGEFYYFLEENDVAVDELLRDGDELYLTYRSGAETVEESDEEITIVYEIYKRALIQRGSSVEFLYAEISNPFDGQAVGWGINTEWIRKYDGPDGDGSSDESSIADDVESEPGNESNESAGNETDGSGNVDMGQVTLWNNIMNSKVYESDLEDGEAESDLDNGTEADANDSDEN, via the coding sequence ATGCCAACCCATCCCTCCAGCGTCCCCTCGCGCCGACGGTTTCTCGGCGTCGCCGCCGGCACGGTTGCGACGGTCGCGACCGCCGGCTGTCTCGGCGCCCTCGCCGGCGGCTCGTCGGGCATGACGCGAATCGAATCCGAAGACCCGTCCGAACCGCGCGAGGGCTCGCCCGGCGAGTTCTACTACTTCCTCGAGGAGAACGACGTCGCGGTCGACGAACTGCTTCGCGACGGCGACGAACTCTATCTGACCTACCGCTCCGGGGCCGAGACCGTCGAGGAGTCGGACGAGGAGATCACGATCGTCTACGAGATCTACAAGCGAGCGCTTATTCAGCGCGGATCGTCGGTCGAATTCCTCTACGCCGAGATTTCGAACCCGTTCGACGGGCAGGCGGTGGGTTGGGGAATCAACACCGAGTGGATCCGCAAGTACGACGGCCCCGACGGGGACGGCTCGAGCGACGAGTCATCGATCGCCGACGACGTCGAGTCTGAACCCGGCAACGAATCGAACGAATCCGCGGGGAACGAAACGGACGGCAGCGGCAATGTCGATATGGGCCAGGTCACGCTCTGGAACAACATCATGAACTCGAAAGTCTACGAGTCCGACCTCGAGGACGGCGAGGCGGAATCCGACCTCGACAACGGGACCGAGGCCGATGCGAACGACTCCGACGAGAACTAA
- a CDS encoding phosphohydrolase — MDEDLIDSGDLPIARKSVLPGTGFFLPDALEEDVEDEQAAAALEGAEVAVIADPDADGLACVALLREAYDDIRNVPEPDDEDDADDSTDADVPTDAADAADAVDDADEVTAGLTGEAVDPLEEPEPTPHEVALIPASPHDVEDALARVAEFGDEGIDIYVCDLAPDRYEYVEEELDAALETGDRVAWYDHHQWGDDVAQAVRDAGVDLVVGDSDEECSADVVYRSLEYDFSPMYEELAAVTRDHDLWLREDPRSDDLADYAYWTDPAEYVEVVREYGVDLPEWVRDYLAERREEKEALIDRALARAEFREIGDYTVGVTYGRCSQNEVAEGMREQGADASVVVKPAGSASIRGTDAFDRCHEVAGKVNGGGHPKAAGCKPDIYDDMLDYANHWTSRGAVTKQVILDAFREVVADESEDADADSATDET, encoded by the coding sequence ATGGACGAAGATCTCATCGACAGCGGCGACCTCCCGATCGCCCGCAAGTCCGTGCTGCCGGGAACCGGCTTCTTCCTGCCCGACGCGCTCGAGGAGGACGTCGAGGACGAGCAGGCCGCGGCCGCCCTCGAGGGTGCCGAGGTCGCGGTCATCGCCGACCCCGACGCCGACGGGTTGGCCTGCGTCGCCCTGCTCCGCGAGGCCTACGACGATATCCGGAACGTCCCGGAACCGGACGACGAGGACGACGCTGACGACTCTACTGACGCCGACGTGCCGACCGACGCCGCGGACGCCGCCGACGCCGTCGACGACGCCGACGAAGTGACGGCGGGACTCACCGGCGAGGCCGTCGATCCGCTCGAGGAGCCCGAGCCCACGCCCCACGAGGTGGCGCTGATCCCCGCCAGCCCCCACGACGTCGAGGACGCGCTGGCCCGCGTCGCCGAGTTCGGCGACGAGGGGATCGATATCTACGTCTGCGATCTCGCGCCGGACAGGTACGAGTACGTCGAGGAGGAACTCGACGCGGCCCTCGAGACCGGGGACCGCGTCGCGTGGTACGACCACCACCAGTGGGGCGACGACGTCGCGCAGGCGGTCCGCGACGCCGGCGTCGACCTCGTCGTCGGCGACTCCGACGAGGAGTGTTCCGCCGACGTCGTCTACCGCTCGCTCGAGTACGACTTCTCGCCGATGTACGAGGAGTTGGCCGCCGTGACGCGGGACCACGACCTCTGGCTGCGCGAGGATCCCCGCAGCGACGATCTGGCGGACTACGCCTACTGGACCGATCCCGCGGAGTACGTCGAGGTCGTCCGCGAGTACGGCGTCGACCTCCCCGAGTGGGTCCGGGACTACCTCGCCGAGCGCCGCGAGGAGAAGGAGGCGCTGATCGACCGAGCGCTGGCCCGCGCGGAGTTCCGCGAGATCGGCGACTATACGGTCGGCGTCACCTACGGTCGCTGTTCGCAGAACGAGGTCGCCGAGGGGATGCGCGAGCAGGGCGCCGACGCCTCGGTGGTCGTCAAACCCGCCGGCTCCGCCTCGATCCGCGGCACGGACGCGTTCGACCGCTGCCACGAGGTCGCGGGGAAGGTAAACGGCGGGGGCCATCCCAAGGCCGCCGGCTGCAAACCCGACATCTACGACGACATGCTCGACTACGCGAACCACTGGACGTCACGCGGCGCCGTGACGAAACAGGTCATCCTCGACGCGTTCCGCGAGGTCGTCGCGGACGAGAGCGAGGACGCCGACGCCGATTCGGCGACCGACGAGACGTAA